A DNA window from Bdellovibrio sp. BCCA contains the following coding sequences:
- a CDS encoding universal stress protein: MRIIWAIDAFEDNKELNQKMADYVTHLYETTNADIEPLYLLRENEIVLPTYEVPAWVTDHSRTAESLFREVLSDYNLPFLREAKVIPHASQSHAGAAETLSNYAVKSKADLIIVGSHGREGFQRFILGSFAESLLLQSEIPVCVVGNHATKTKTSKNILFPTEFGEHSKDNFRHVLNLAKMLKAEVLLLHAIARPIESLFDLDTSPRVYNYKGKMMTLDQIVESQIESQSRRAQQWVDWAQKEGVTASFFIDSSFKGVDELVLDSIANHEADLVVMEAQSGPMSAALLGSYTRNVVRKAPCPVYVLTRHFYDKDQTTQKPSPSPEMGA, from the coding sequence ATGAGAATTATCTGGGCCATTGATGCATTCGAGGATAACAAAGAGCTGAACCAGAAAATGGCGGATTACGTGACTCATCTCTACGAGACGACGAACGCCGATATTGAACCGCTTTACTTGTTACGTGAAAATGAGATCGTACTTCCCACCTACGAGGTCCCTGCCTGGGTTACGGACCACTCAAGAACGGCGGAATCCCTTTTTAGAGAAGTGCTCTCGGATTACAACTTGCCGTTCTTACGAGAAGCCAAAGTGATTCCGCACGCCTCTCAATCCCATGCTGGCGCAGCGGAAACCCTTTCAAATTATGCCGTGAAGAGCAAAGCCGACTTGATTATCGTCGGCAGTCACGGTCGAGAAGGATTTCAAAGATTTATTTTAGGAAGTTTTGCTGAAAGTCTTTTGCTGCAATCCGAAATTCCGGTTTGCGTGGTCGGAAATCACGCTACCAAAACAAAAACCTCGAAAAATATTTTATTTCCCACTGAGTTTGGCGAACATTCTAAAGACAACTTCCGACATGTTCTAAATCTCGCCAAAATGCTTAAAGCCGAAGTTCTTCTTCTTCACGCAATCGCTCGTCCTATTGAAAGTCTTTTTGATTTAGATACGAGTCCGCGCGTTTACAACTACAAAGGCAAGATGATGACCTTGGATCAGATCGTCGAAAGCCAGATTGAAAGCCAATCCCGTCGTGCGCAACAATGGGTCGACTGGGCTCAAAAAGAAGGCGTCACGGCTTCATTCTTTATTGATAGCAGCTTTAAAGGCGTCGATGAACTTGTACTTGATTCCATCGCAAATCACGAGGCGGATTTAGTGGTCATGGAGGCGCAAAGCGGACCTATGAGCGCAGCTCTTTTAGGAAGCTATACCCGCAACGTCGTACGCAAAGCCCCTTGCCCTGTCTATGTTCTGACCCGTCACTTTTATGATAAGGACCAGACCACGCAGAAACCTAGCCCCTCACCTGAGATGGGCGCATAG
- a CDS encoding helix-turn-helix domain-containing protein, translating into MSVLEVDKQFPNLGSKLGLCVKDLDKRVLYQNENCIKTCGLMTGQVCGKTCMRLYHQIEECAAVSEGMKLFKATEIEGHKVDALIVNDGNSITTILYPLDEDQDKFKKQEIFFQERGLTKSEVRIMQMVMQGMTNAAIAEKLFISKATLKTHLNNIYKKLPASMRPSQVRG; encoded by the coding sequence ATGTCTGTGCTCGAAGTGGATAAACAGTTCCCCAACCTCGGCTCAAAGTTAGGTCTTTGTGTAAAAGACCTTGATAAGCGTGTGCTCTATCAAAATGAAAATTGTATAAAGACTTGTGGGCTCATGACGGGGCAAGTGTGTGGCAAGACGTGCATGCGTCTTTACCATCAAATTGAAGAGTGTGCCGCTGTCTCTGAAGGCATGAAACTCTTTAAGGCCACAGAGATCGAAGGCCATAAGGTTGATGCCCTGATCGTTAATGACGGTAACAGCATTACAACTATTCTTTATCCATTGGATGAAGACCAGGATAAATTCAAAAAACAAGAAATCTTCTTCCAAGAACGGGGTCTTACAAAAAGCGAAGTTCGCATCATGCAGATGGTGATGCAGGGAATGACCAACGCCGCGATTGCAGAGAAGCTCTTCATTTCCAAAGCAACTTTGAAAACTCATTTGAATAATATTTATAAAAAGCTGCCTGCTTCTATGCGCCCATCTCAGGTGAGGGGCTAG
- a CDS encoding TetR/AcrR family transcriptional regulator, whose amino-acid sequence MGAAPVTHTNPEKRYMLKIPVQKRSKETVASIVESCARLLVQEPYHAITTDKIAEMAGVSIGSLYQFFANKEAIVAAVIDDLLQKDLAYIEENLAKLQATDLDSKVHAFIDIGFTRFHDNRPLRTALQGVQGMLDYWDTRRVFFEHYQKAVLAHMPPIPGRDREMMALFIVSCFNNILQLALLGPQGPEREDAIKKEVFLLIRRYLNP is encoded by the coding sequence ATGGGTGCTGCTCCAGTAACTCACACAAATCCCGAAAAACGCTACATGCTGAAAATCCCGGTGCAAAAACGTTCCAAAGAAACGGTGGCAAGCATTGTGGAATCCTGCGCACGTTTATTAGTGCAAGAGCCGTATCACGCTATTACGACAGATAAGATTGCCGAAATGGCCGGCGTGAGTATCGGATCTCTTTATCAATTCTTCGCAAACAAAGAAGCTATTGTCGCTGCAGTGATCGATGATCTTTTGCAGAAGGACTTGGCCTATATCGAAGAAAACTTGGCAAAACTCCAAGCGACAGACTTGGACTCTAAAGTTCATGCCTTTATTGATATTGGATTCACTCGCTTTCATGACAACCGTCCTCTAAGAACGGCACTGCAAGGAGTGCAAGGCATGCTCGACTACTGGGACACAAGACGCGTGTTCTTTGAGCACTATCAAAAAGCGGTGCTCGCACACATGCCGCCAATCCCAGGACGCGATCGTGAAATGATGGCTCTATTTATCGTCAGTTGCTTTAACAATATCTTGCAACTGGCTCTTCTAGGCCCTCAAGGACCTGAAAGAGAAGACGCGATCAAAAAAGAAGTTTTCCTTCTTATTAGACGCTATCTGAATCCGTAA